In Bythopirellula goksoeyrii, a single window of DNA contains:
- a CDS encoding sugar phosphate isomerase/epimerase family protein has product MAILASDRRQFLLYSAASVVGTSLLPSIATQSAAADQSDLLPHPRKLYTAVKWGMIETDGSVAEKFQLCKDLGYTGMELVSPLDGISIAEITAARQSTALPVHGVVDMKHWSIRLSDPDEKVRAQGVEHLRQALVDCRAMGGFSVLLVPGKVSGAEETHEDVWTRSIQGIRQVLPLASRLGVRVLIENVWNGFCETPEEMRDYLDEINSPWVGAYFDIGNVRKFGPSEKWISVLGQRIVKLDVKDWSEKDGFCKIGDGDVDWPQVREALQEIGFSGWCTAEVNGGGAEELEDIHRRMTEVLEIG; this is encoded by the coding sequence TTGGCCATTCTTGCTTCCGATCGACGACAGTTTCTTTTATATTCTGCAGCTTCTGTAGTGGGAACTTCTCTGCTGCCGTCGATCGCGACTCAAAGTGCTGCTGCGGACCAATCAGACTTGCTGCCACATCCTCGAAAACTCTATACGGCAGTTAAATGGGGGATGATCGAGACGGATGGCAGCGTAGCGGAAAAATTTCAGCTGTGCAAAGATTTGGGCTACACCGGCATGGAACTGGTAAGCCCCCTCGACGGAATCTCAATCGCCGAGATTACTGCTGCTCGGCAGTCGACGGCATTGCCGGTTCATGGCGTTGTTGATATGAAGCATTGGAGCATTCGGCTTTCTGACCCGGATGAGAAAGTTCGGGCCCAAGGGGTTGAACATCTAAGGCAAGCCCTCGTCGATTGTCGTGCGATGGGAGGGTTCTCCGTATTACTTGTGCCCGGTAAGGTTTCAGGAGCTGAGGAAACGCACGAGGATGTGTGGACTCGATCCATTCAAGGGATTCGTCAGGTCCTTCCCTTAGCCAGCCGGCTTGGTGTCCGAGTTCTGATCGAAAATGTGTGGAACGGATTCTGCGAGACTCCCGAAGAAATGCGCGACTATCTCGATGAGATCAATAGTCCTTGGGTGGGAGCGTATTTTGACATCGGCAACGTGCGCAAGTTTGGCCCCAGTGAGAAGTGGATCAGCGTACTTGGCCAGCGAATCGTGAAGCTCGATGTCAAAGACTGGAGCGAGAAGGATGGCTTCTGTAAGATTGGAGATGGCGACGTCGATTGGCCGCAAGTTCGCGAAGCTCTACAGGAGATTGGATTCTCTGGGTGGTGTACAGCAGAAGTTAATGGTGGCGGCGCAGAAGAATTAGAAGATATCCATCGACGCATGACTGAAGTGCTTGAGATAGGATAG
- a CDS encoding DUF4832 domain-containing protein has protein sequence MKCKLTNYEIFFSAFGQSLLVLGILLAPWFSSHGIGDEPPLQTIVFQPSTEDFANPERGFFHFRDLTNTSGYNSVRSQDHSLIYGRILASNFRNGPLSQSFLNQIQAGFDAARANGIKVKPRVAYNDGNGPDAPKSVILNHIQQLKPLWEANKDVIYLMDAGFIGWWGEWHHSTNGLDNNADRTEILNALLDSLPVDRMVGIRTPHFKREIFNGSPADATLSISAENAFDGSNLSRVGHLNDCFLASSSDAGTYVTPGWTRQEEIDYIGGESLYGPHGGETCSLSVFCAGPNAISEMQQLHTDYLHIGWHPDVIQSWRDDGYFDEISTRLGYRYELQNAKLPDEVKPSGLLNMEFTIDNIGFGELFNPRNVEITLENNTSGEITSAPLQIDPRFWSGGTSNEVEAVMSIPENMAEGTYTVGIKMPDYEASISDDVRYSIRFANEGVWDDVTGINVLKTDLLISENAAGATYQVGEEFEEIEDSSTIFLKGDFDSDGDVDGSDLLQWQRGIGNPFQFSDLADWQANYGKSSVVPTGIHAIPEPESLILVGSFFLGLIFLR, from the coding sequence ATGAAGTGCAAACTAACGAATTACGAAATCTTTTTCAGCGCTTTCGGGCAGTCGCTCCTAGTCCTCGGTATCTTGCTGGCTCCGTGGTTTTCATCGCATGGAATTGGCGATGAGCCCCCCTTACAGACCATCGTCTTTCAACCATCGACCGAGGACTTCGCCAATCCAGAACGGGGCTTCTTCCACTTCCGCGATCTGACGAATACCTCTGGCTACAACTCTGTCCGATCCCAAGATCATTCGCTGATCTATGGCCGTATCCTAGCTAGTAATTTTCGCAACGGCCCTCTCAGCCAGTCATTTCTGAATCAAATCCAGGCAGGTTTTGATGCGGCGCGGGCCAATGGAATTAAGGTCAAACCACGGGTAGCCTACAACGACGGCAACGGTCCAGACGCCCCCAAGTCAGTGATACTAAACCATATTCAGCAACTTAAGCCGTTATGGGAGGCCAATAAGGACGTCATCTACCTTATGGATGCCGGTTTTATCGGCTGGTGGGGGGAATGGCACCATTCCACCAACGGATTGGATAACAACGCCGATCGCACGGAGATTCTCAACGCGCTTCTTGACTCGCTTCCTGTTGATCGAATGGTGGGTATTCGCACGCCTCATTTCAAGCGAGAGATCTTCAATGGCTCTCCCGCAGACGCGACTTTAAGTATTTCTGCAGAGAACGCGTTCGATGGCTCAAACCTCTCGCGAGTCGGACATTTGAACGACTGTTTTTTGGCTTCCTCGTCCGACGCTGGAACTTATGTAACTCCTGGTTGGACACGGCAGGAAGAAATTGACTATATCGGCGGCGAGAGCTTGTACGGACCTCATGGTGGCGAAACTTGCTCGCTGAGTGTGTTTTGTGCCGGACCCAACGCGATTAGCGAAATGCAGCAATTACACACCGATTACCTACACATCGGCTGGCACCCCGACGTGATTCAAAGCTGGCGAGATGACGGCTATTTCGATGAAATCAGTACACGCTTGGGATATCGCTACGAACTCCAGAACGCGAAACTGCCGGACGAAGTGAAACCGAGCGGACTGCTGAACATGGAGTTCACCATCGACAATATTGGATTCGGCGAATTGTTTAATCCACGCAATGTGGAGATCACCCTAGAGAATAACACTTCCGGCGAGATTACTTCGGCACCACTTCAGATCGATCCGAGATTCTGGTCTGGTGGAACCAGCAACGAGGTAGAAGCCGTGATGAGCATTCCTGAGAATATGGCCGAAGGAACCTACACTGTTGGCATCAAGATGCCAGACTATGAGGCTTCAATCTCAGATGATGTCCGCTACTCCATTCGTTTTGCCAATGAAGGTGTTTGGGATGATGTCACAGGTATCAATGTACTCAAAACCGATTTGCTAATCTCTGAAAATGCCGCTGGGGCGACCTATCAAGTGGGTGAAGAGTTTGAGGAGATTGAGGACTCCAGCACCATTTTCTTAAAGGGTGATTTCGATTCCGATGGTGATGTTGATGGAAGTGATTTATTGCAGTGGCAACGTGGAATCGGAAATCCCTTTCAGTTTAGTGACCTAGCCGATTGGCAGGCTAATTATGGCAAAAGTTCGGTAGTCCCAACCGGCATTCACGCCATACCAGAGCCGGAGAGTTTGATATTGGTTGGTAGCTTTTTCTTGGGTCTCATTTTTTTAAGGTGA
- a CDS encoding PEP-CTERM sorting domain-containing protein (PEP-CTERM proteins occur, often in large numbers, in the proteomes of bacteria that also encode an exosortase, a predicted intramembrane cysteine proteinase. The presence of a PEP-CTERM domain at a protein's C-terminus predicts cleavage within the sorting domain, followed by covalent anchoring to some some component of the (usually Gram-negative) cell surface. Many PEP-CTERM proteins exhibit an unusual sequence composition that includes large numbers of potential glycosylation sites. Expression of one such protein has been shown restore the ability of a bacterium to form floc, a type of biofilm.), producing MLSHRIVVPLSMLALMLTWSGIDISDAYGVVAPSTFSTAIQVQGEAAGTEFDDWAGIPIAFTDNGGLADNPGGFIDINTIQIANDDDNLYIYVDLVTSDIVAMATMYLAFDLDNDLLTGHDLFTLGAIGSELGYQTDFPFVQDAANFNTGVAGVVDFGGDFIGLGFTYPFFDDNGPPTGNGMEWTIPRNLAIGPTAPGTPVFTGDTFRFIAYTDLGAGDLPNDGGTFEQITYTFATNPNPNDPGDFDNDGDIDGNDFLIWQRGNSTTGPLDAGDLVDWQNNYGTGPLLAAFAVPEPSTLILLGLLLGACPIRFSIGR from the coding sequence ATGCTCTCACATCGAATTGTAGTTCCACTATCAATGTTGGCGTTGATGCTGACCTGGAGCGGTATCGACATAAGTGACGCGTACGGCGTTGTTGCTCCAAGCACCTTTAGTACCGCTATACAAGTTCAAGGCGAAGCGGCTGGGACAGAATTCGACGACTGGGCAGGAATTCCAATTGCTTTTACGGACAATGGAGGTTTGGCAGACAATCCAGGTGGTTTCATTGACATCAACACCATCCAAATCGCCAACGACGACGACAATTTATATATCTACGTCGATCTCGTGACCTCAGATATCGTTGCGATGGCAACGATGTATTTGGCGTTCGATTTAGACAATGACCTACTCACCGGGCATGACCTTTTTACGCTAGGTGCAATCGGATCGGAACTCGGTTACCAAACTGACTTCCCTTTCGTGCAAGACGCTGCTAACTTTAACACGGGTGTGGCTGGAGTTGTCGATTTCGGTGGAGATTTTATTGGACTGGGATTTACCTACCCGTTCTTTGATGATAACGGACCTCCGACAGGCAATGGCATGGAGTGGACCATACCACGAAATCTGGCGATTGGCCCCACGGCTCCTGGGACTCCCGTCTTCACCGGAGATACTTTTAGGTTTATTGCGTATACTGATCTCGGGGCGGGTGACCTGCCGAACGATGGCGGGACTTTCGAACAGATTACCTACACGTTTGCCACGAATCCGAATCCCAACGACCCTGGTGATTTTGACAACGACGGTGACATCGATGGCAACGATTTCCTGATCTGGCAGCGTGGCAACTCGACCACGGGTCCTTTAGATGCAGGGGATTTGGTCGATTGGCAGAATAACTACGGCACTGGACCTTTGCTAGCAGCCTTTGCGGTTCCGGAGCCTAGTACTCTAATTCTCTTAGGATTACTCCTGGGTGCGTGCCCTATACGATTTTCCATAGGTCGCTGA
- a CDS encoding PEP-CTERM sorting domain-containing protein — protein sequence MNKTFTLLAYLSLATLCPIAHAGTFKTITIDDDHSDWIGVPVVDSDAADNPGFVDIAETQIANDNNFLYIRNTFHSSLSLGLFTGIDVDENIATGFDIFGLGLIGQDSGWQNDFPFTSSNGLGGGVFNDGQGMTGDFFGSGAALLDAFADSNERELAISLDIVRNPPTALVDVFPDSTVRLLFWTDQGPNGDVSGVINYTLAVPEPATVALLTALVGCLTIKRRR from the coding sequence ATGAACAAGACATTTACATTGCTGGCTTATTTGAGTCTGGCAACCTTGTGTCCCATTGCTCATGCAGGGACCTTCAAGACCATTACCATAGACGACGACCACTCGGATTGGATAGGTGTTCCGGTGGTTGATTCTGATGCTGCTGACAATCCAGGCTTTGTTGATATCGCAGAGACGCAAATTGCGAACGACAATAATTTTCTCTACATTCGCAACACTTTTCACAGCAGCCTGTCGCTTGGTTTGTTTACTGGGATCGATGTCGATGAGAACATCGCCACAGGTTTTGACATTTTTGGGTTGGGTCTCATCGGCCAGGATTCCGGTTGGCAAAATGATTTTCCGTTTACCTCCTCTAACGGATTGGGAGGCGGTGTATTTAATGACGGCCAAGGAATGACTGGTGATTTCTTCGGCAGCGGGGCTGCGTTGCTTGACGCATTCGCTGACTCTAACGAACGCGAACTGGCCATTTCGCTAGACATCGTACGCAATCCTCCTACAGCCCTAGTTGACGTATTTCCAGATAGTACTGTCCGTCTTTTGTTCTGGACGGACCAAGGCCCCAACGGTGATGTTAGCGGTGTCATTAACTACACCCTAGCGGTACCAGAGCCTGCCACAGTAGCCTTGCTTACTGCTTTGGTTGGTTGTTTGACAATCAAGAGACGACGCTAA
- a CDS encoding DUF1559 domain-containing protein: protein MLSSRIVPANERPDRRNTSGFTLVELLVVIAIIGVLVALLLPAIQAAREAARRTQCSNQLRQLAIAFQNHHDVHKHLPTGGWVFNWLGYPEYGFGKDQPGGWLYNILPYIEQQNLHNLGDGLTGASRAAATLQRVQSPFEGMTCPSRRSTNVFPLTSTSLPYAYCETPIEVCSKSDYAANAGDMFVAEPAAGGSAIPYGETDYLTGKNYTWKPQWTSREPNNPNQVIIISDATGVVYTRSEVAFRNVEDGTSNVYMVGEKYMSTDHYLDGLDKGDNEPGFSGANADTLRVTASLISFNRRIELSSDQPGQNTGDELKFGSAHSSGLNMAFCDASVRFVAFDVDSDIHRLRGNRSDGLVADSQ, encoded by the coding sequence ATGCTGTCTTCAAGAATAGTTCCGGCGAACGAGCGTCCTGATCGCAGAAATACTTCAGGATTTACTTTAGTTGAGCTATTGGTGGTAATAGCCATTATCGGAGTCTTGGTCGCGCTCCTCCTACCCGCCATCCAGGCTGCTCGTGAAGCGGCCCGTCGAACCCAATGCTCTAATCAACTGCGCCAGCTCGCAATCGCGTTTCAAAACCATCACGATGTTCATAAGCATTTGCCAACGGGTGGTTGGGTGTTCAATTGGCTCGGTTACCCGGAGTATGGATTTGGCAAAGATCAGCCTGGCGGATGGCTTTACAATATATTGCCGTACATCGAACAGCAGAACCTTCACAATTTGGGCGACGGCCTAACAGGCGCCAGCCGTGCGGCTGCTACGTTGCAGCGCGTGCAATCGCCATTTGAGGGAATGACTTGTCCCAGCCGTCGAAGCACTAATGTGTTTCCTTTGACAAGCACATCACTACCCTATGCCTATTGCGAAACACCCATCGAGGTCTGCAGCAAGTCGGACTATGCTGCTAACGCGGGGGACATGTTCGTAGCTGAGCCCGCAGCTGGTGGTTCAGCCATTCCCTACGGAGAAACTGACTACCTCACAGGGAAGAATTATACCTGGAAACCTCAATGGACTTCGCGGGAACCAAACAATCCGAATCAAGTCATCATCATCAGTGATGCCACGGGAGTCGTGTACACGAGATCGGAAGTTGCATTTCGCAATGTGGAAGATGGAACTTCAAACGTCTATATGGTGGGTGAAAAGTACATGTCAACCGATCACTACCTAGATGGGCTGGACAAGGGTGACAACGAACCAGGATTCAGTGGAGCGAATGCCGATACACTTCGGGTAACGGCAAGTCTGATATCATTTAATCGCAGGATTGAGTTGTCCTCCGATCAACCAGGTCAAAATACCGGTGACGAACTGAAATTCGGATCTGCGCACTCATCCGGCTTGAATATGGCTTTTTGCGACGCTTCGGTCAGGTTTGTAGCTTTTGATGTTGATTCAGATATCCATCGGCTACGTGGCAACCGTTCGGACGGATTAGTAGCGGATAGTCAGTAG
- a CDS encoding sugar phosphate isomerase/epimerase family protein, which produces MIKSISYWSMREGLSGTHPLSDALGLAQSAGFEGLELCIGTEGVLTPATSQSDCEAIRRRIESSGLVVETLASGMSWALSPTSDDSQVRDRSIELHLGAIERAAWLGCEAVLFVPGVVNSPIAPHENIRNDIAIQRANVAVSRLLEAAEASEIDLCLENVWNGMFTSPLEMATFVDSFATERLGVYFDVGNVLRYHQHPPHWIELLSHRIKRVHVKDFVERFDWNGDYAFCDLGCGDVPWQATMEALKKIGYDSTLVAEVLPYKEGILEQTSMAMDRIISLTNDALQVVSRRFDTESNETVGLASRSAKPSSLDKKL; this is translated from the coding sequence ATGATTAAATCCATCAGTTATTGGTCAATGAGAGAGGGGCTTTCGGGTACTCATCCCCTTTCAGATGCCTTGGGACTTGCACAATCGGCAGGATTCGAAGGGTTGGAACTCTGCATTGGCACCGAGGGTGTCTTGACTCCTGCTACTTCGCAGTCTGATTGCGAAGCTATCCGTCGAAGAATTGAGAGTTCAGGACTGGTGGTTGAAACATTGGCCAGTGGTATGAGTTGGGCACTTAGTCCGACGAGTGATGACAGTCAAGTGAGAGATCGATCCATTGAACTCCATCTCGGTGCAATAGAGCGTGCTGCTTGGCTGGGCTGTGAAGCTGTGCTGTTTGTCCCGGGTGTTGTAAATAGCCCCATCGCACCTCACGAGAACATCCGGAACGATATCGCGATCCAGCGAGCAAACGTTGCCGTATCTCGATTGCTTGAAGCTGCTGAAGCGTCTGAAATTGATTTGTGTTTGGAAAATGTCTGGAATGGAATGTTCACTTCGCCATTGGAAATGGCGACTTTTGTCGATTCTTTTGCCACCGAACGCTTGGGGGTCTATTTCGACGTAGGGAACGTATTGAGGTATCACCAACACCCGCCACATTGGATCGAACTTCTCTCGCATCGGATTAAGCGAGTTCATGTCAAGGATTTCGTTGAAAGATTCGACTGGAACGGCGATTATGCGTTTTGTGATCTGGGCTGTGGCGATGTCCCATGGCAAGCCACGATGGAGGCGCTAAAGAAGATAGGCTACGACAGTACTCTCGTAGCCGAAGTACTGCCCTACAAGGAAGGGATCCTGGAGCAAACTAGCATGGCAATGGATAGAATAATTAGTCTTACCAACGACGCTTTGCAAGTCGTCAGTCGAAGATTTGACACAGAAAGCAATGAAACCGTAGGCTTAGCGTCCCGGTCGGCAAAGCCAAGTTCTCTTGATAAGAAACTCTAA
- a CDS encoding AraC family transcriptional regulator translates to MQPKWTSYRKSDHFEDAVCFPRGCQEQYLAHPGHAKSSLDERGIFLSGISRFVTPYVVQRRNPGYHVVLLSTAGSGELLTDGQKKELKRGDLLIAPSHCEYTYKAKSDWSCVWFHLADETEWSHFLPRKVVLLESRSTDFLSVIANQYLAERQSRLPDSQSALQSLADLIVLLLDRELRQLPQSRKDVDIRKRINQLWQTVHGNLNFPWTTDNLARQAGISPAQFNRVVKRFQKSTPMAVVTNYRMQRAREMLSYTDHTLEAIAASVGYETAFSFSRAFKRHAGKSPNDFRKAMLKD, encoded by the coding sequence ATGCAACCTAAATGGACTTCCTATCGAAAAAGTGATCACTTTGAGGATGCCGTCTGTTTCCCCCGTGGCTGTCAAGAACAGTATTTGGCTCACCCTGGACACGCCAAATCATCATTAGATGAACGAGGTATCTTTCTGAGTGGCATCAGTCGATTTGTCACACCTTATGTCGTTCAGAGAAGAAATCCTGGTTACCACGTCGTGCTTCTCTCAACCGCTGGCTCGGGAGAGCTGTTGACCGACGGACAGAAAAAAGAACTCAAGCGAGGTGACTTGCTGATTGCTCCTTCTCATTGTGAATATACTTACAAAGCGAAAAGTGATTGGTCGTGTGTTTGGTTTCACTTGGCCGACGAGACAGAATGGTCGCATTTTCTACCACGCAAAGTAGTGCTCCTCGAATCTCGCTCGACCGACTTTCTCTCGGTGATCGCAAATCAGTATCTTGCAGAGAGACAGAGCCGGTTGCCTGATTCTCAGTCCGCCCTACAGTCGCTCGCCGACTTGATTGTATTGCTACTTGACCGTGAACTGCGGCAACTTCCTCAAAGCCGAAAAGACGTTGACATTCGCAAGCGCATCAATCAGTTATGGCAGACGGTTCACGGCAATCTTAACTTTCCTTGGACGACAGACAACTTGGCCCGACAGGCTGGTATCTCACCAGCTCAATTCAATCGCGTTGTAAAACGATTTCAGAAATCAACTCCCATGGCGGTTGTTACGAACTATCGAATGCAGCGTGCGCGTGAAATGCTCTCCTATACAGACCATACCCTGGAAGCAATAGCGGCTAGCGTTGGCTATGAAACGGCATTCTCATTCTCACGTGCATTCAAGCGCCATGCTGGCAAGAGTCCAAATGATTTCAGAAAAGCGATGCTAAAGGACTGA
- a CDS encoding transposase: protein MIDAILYVSRTGCQWRQLPHDFPNWKTVYNNFWTWRNVGTRQRIHNTLREKVRKSEGKKPAPTAAIINSQSIRSAEGGEERSYAAGKKITGRKRHLAVDTLGMG from the coding sequence GTGATTGACGCCATCCTGTACGTGTCACGCACCGGCTGCCAGTGGCGACAATTACCGCATGACTTTCCGAATTGGAAAACGGTGTACAACAATTTTTGGACATGGCGGAACGTTGGAACTAGGCAGCGGATTCACAACACACTTCGCGAAAAGGTGCGGAAGTCGGAAGGCAAGAAACCAGCTCCCACAGCAGCTATCATCAATAGCCAGTCGATTCGCTCTGCCGAGGGAGGAGAAGAACGGAGCTATGCTGCAGGCAAAAAAATCACTGGCCGCAAACGACACTTGGCTGTGGATACGTTGGGAATGGGCTGA
- a CDS encoding DUF1598 domain-containing protein, which translates to MLFFLCGRWQFVVAWGLLGLCLQSALVAQQSTNSIGSASNSGAAGGAAQADFDSLIDLIQSTVAYDSWMENGTGEGEISPFSINGVYADAQGTLRFANSLTSSEKLRRTPSSPSIGAATDVRSPSPLRFVSLPRLEQAIGEHQRMGKPLPAEMLTLAGLQRVEYVVINPKTKDLILAGPAGDWHVGQDGVLVGVKTGIAVLRLDDLLTLWRRPDVLSPFGCSIVPRQAALAATQEYLQVTGGKPLEPGGRKNWLAGLRDTLGSQDVEFFGLTPNSHAALVLLVADYHMKLIGMGLADSVAGVSSYLDTVELDADGSAPPMSVLRWWFALNHSPVVTDDDREIFRLPGSGVKVLSENELLAARGKRVHTHQSEELNERFAKSFTAEFDQVSMRYPLYGELEYLFDLALLLAIIDREHLLERSGWHPTLLGDSERLPLPTMRIPGEVQTVVNHRLINRRQIIAGISGGVWVDSRRALEVESANTKQLTNVAQVKKTASTESWWWD; encoded by the coding sequence ATGCTTTTCTTTCTCTGTGGACGATGGCAGTTTGTGGTTGCTTGGGGCTTGCTTGGGCTTTGCTTGCAATCGGCTTTAGTCGCTCAGCAGTCGACTAACTCTATTGGATCGGCGAGTAATAGTGGTGCAGCGGGGGGTGCTGCCCAAGCAGATTTTGATTCTCTGATCGATTTGATCCAGTCTACGGTGGCCTATGATTCCTGGATGGAAAATGGAACTGGCGAAGGAGAGATCTCGCCGTTTTCAATCAATGGAGTTTACGCAGACGCTCAAGGGACATTGCGGTTTGCAAACTCACTTACCTCTTCGGAGAAGCTGCGACGAACACCTAGCTCCCCCTCGATTGGTGCAGCAACTGACGTACGAAGCCCTTCCCCCTTGCGTTTCGTTTCTTTGCCTCGGTTGGAGCAAGCCATCGGCGAGCACCAGCGAATGGGCAAGCCGCTTCCTGCCGAAATGCTCACCTTGGCGGGTTTGCAGCGTGTCGAGTATGTGGTCATCAATCCAAAAACTAAGGATCTAATCCTTGCAGGTCCTGCTGGTGATTGGCATGTTGGCCAGGATGGAGTTCTAGTTGGCGTAAAGACCGGCATCGCTGTATTGCGGTTAGACGACTTGCTAACCCTCTGGCGGCGCCCTGATGTGTTGTCACCGTTCGGTTGCTCGATTGTGCCGCGCCAAGCGGCCCTAGCAGCGACTCAAGAGTATCTCCAAGTAACCGGCGGTAAACCGCTCGAACCCGGTGGTAGAAAGAATTGGCTTGCGGGACTTCGCGATACACTCGGCAGTCAAGATGTCGAATTCTTTGGGCTCACGCCCAATAGCCATGCGGCTCTCGTCTTGCTTGTGGCCGACTACCACATGAAGTTGATCGGCATGGGACTCGCGGACAGTGTCGCTGGGGTGTCCAGCTACCTTGACACAGTGGAATTGGATGCTGACGGATCTGCTCCGCCGATGAGCGTGTTGCGTTGGTGGTTTGCATTGAATCACAGTCCGGTTGTCACCGATGACGATCGCGAGATTTTTCGGCTTCCAGGCAGTGGAGTGAAAGTGTTGAGCGAGAATGAGCTCTTGGCTGCCCGTGGGAAGCGTGTCCATACGCATCAATCTGAGGAGCTCAATGAACGTTTTGCCAAGTCTTTCACTGCTGAATTCGACCAAGTTAGCATGAGATATCCGCTTTACGGTGAATTGGAGTATCTTTTTGACTTGGCGCTTCTATTGGCGATCATCGACAGAGAGCATCTGCTCGAACGGTCCGGTTGGCACCCCACTTTGCTAGGAGATTCGGAGAGGCTACCGTTGCCGACAATGCGAATTCCAGGTGAAGTACAAACGGTAGTCAATCATCGGCTGATCAATCGACGACAGATCATTGCGGGGATTAGCGGAGGTGTTTGGGTCGACAGTCGCCGAGCACTTGAGGTGGAGTCTGCCAATACAAAGCAGCTAACGAACGTTGCCCAAGTGAAGAAGACTGCGTCGACGGAAAGCTGGTGGTGGGATTAG
- a CDS encoding DedA family protein encodes MDVLIESGGYLGIVFFLLLTGCGLPIPEEVPIVLAGIVSSQGNLNPGFAFLACVVGALLGDTAMYAIGYHFGHGLVMRHPKLSKLVGAQREEYFEQSIQRHMFKVMLLARFMVGVRAPVYLSAGVARVSYRKFILYDLFCATLVVGTFFTVAYFFGDSIVETIREAEVGFTLCVILVLLIGFLWWLRRQRQQVLDEVLVRHTSKNDRVDEVSKEQSLD; translated from the coding sequence GTGGATGTTTTGATCGAAAGTGGCGGGTATCTGGGAATAGTCTTCTTCCTGCTGTTGACGGGTTGTGGGCTTCCCATCCCCGAAGAAGTACCGATCGTATTGGCAGGGATAGTGAGTTCTCAAGGGAATCTGAATCCCGGCTTCGCTTTCTTAGCCTGCGTCGTAGGTGCCTTGCTTGGCGACACAGCAATGTACGCCATCGGTTACCACTTCGGTCATGGCTTGGTCATGCGCCATCCCAAGCTTAGCAAGCTCGTAGGCGCGCAGCGCGAAGAATACTTCGAGCAGTCCATCCAGCGGCATATGTTCAAGGTCATGCTACTGGCTCGCTTTATGGTCGGAGTGCGAGCACCAGTGTATCTCTCCGCAGGAGTTGCTCGCGTATCATACCGCAAGTTCATTCTTTACGACTTGTTTTGCGCGACATTAGTCGTCGGAACGTTTTTCACCGTGGCCTATTTTTTTGGCGACAGCATCGTAGAAACAATCCGTGAAGCGGAGGTGGGTTTCACTCTGTGCGTGATCCTCGTGCTCTTGATTGGTTTCTTATGGTGGCTACGCCGTCAGAGGCAACAGGTCCTCGATGAAGTCCTCGTTCGTCATACAAGCAAGAACGATAGAGTTGATGAAGTATCGAAAGAGCAGAGTCTCGACTAA